A genomic segment from Modestobacter roseus encodes:
- the nirD gene encoding nitrite reductase small subunit NirD, producing the protein MTATLGNPTPATTGTDAPTITATATTGTATADAWTPICAFDDLLPERGVAALVDGVQVAVFRLFDGSLHAVGHRDPFSGAYVLARGLVGTRGNAPTVASPMYKQVFDLRTGACLDDPSVSVPVHRVRVRDGQVEVALG; encoded by the coding sequence ATGACCGCCACCCTCGGCAACCCGACCCCCGCCACGACCGGCACCGATGCCCCCACCATTACTGCCACTGCAACAACCGGCACCGCCACCGCGGACGCGTGGACGCCGATCTGCGCGTTCGACGACCTGCTGCCCGAGCGTGGGGTGGCGGCGCTGGTGGACGGCGTCCAGGTCGCGGTGTTCCGGCTGTTCGACGGCAGCCTGCACGCGGTCGGCCACCGTGACCCGTTCAGCGGCGCGTACGTGCTGGCCCGCGGGCTCGTCGGCACCCGCGGGAACGCCCCGACGGTGGCGTCGCCGATGTACAAGCAGGTGTTCGACCTGCGCACCGGCGCCTGCCTGGACGACCCGTCGGTCTCAGTCCCCGTGCACCGGGTGCGCGTGCGAGACGGCCAGGTCGAGGTCGCCCTCGGCTGA
- the nirB gene encoding nitrite reductase large subunit NirB: MSNPGPRQLVVVGGGMVAHRLVEALVDRGGVGPAGWQVTVLAEEPRAPYDRVALTSYFSGRDPEDLSLGQPELWETPGVTLRRGEQVTAVDRAAQRVTTATGRELRYDALVLATGSSAFVPPVEGRDLAGCFVYRTIDDVAALRQYVTDRQRELPRTVTGAVVGGGLLGLEAAGALTALGVDTSVVEFAPRLMPLQVDDGGGEALARLVGALGVRVHAGTATAKLTAGRDGRVGRMHAAVGSATGLEQLDVDVVVFAAGVRPRDELARTAGLPVGPRGGVLVDAGCRSEDPAVFAIGEVAAVDGRTYGLVAPGYTMAEVVADRLLGGAAEFPGADLSTKLKLLGVDVASFGDAFGTTPGALSVVYGDPVAGVYKKLVLSDDARTLLGGILVGDATAYAGLRPLVGRELGGDPAAWLLPEGAEGGPASAELPDDAAVCSCNNVSAGTIRDAVRCGDCTDLGAVKACTRAGTSCGSCLPLVKKLVTAELEAAGVSVSRALCEHFDVSRAQLFDIVRVTGITSFSALVARHGRGRGCDICRPVVASILASLDGRHVLDGERAALQDTNDHVMANIQKDGTYSVVPRVPGGEITPEGLIAIGEVARDFGLYTKITGGQRIDLFGARMELLPAIWQRLVDAGFESGHAYGKALRTVKSCVGSTWCRYGVQDSVALAVALELRYRGLRSPHKIKLGVSGCARECAEARGKDVGVIATDKGWNVYVGGNGGFTPRHAQLLAEDLDTETLVRTIDRFLVYYVRTADRLQRTAPWLEEIEGGLAHVRAVVLEDSLGIGADLDAAMTAHVEGYTDEWRATLEDPEKLRRFAAFVNAPDSPDPSLAYVVERGQPRPATAADADRPGAVLVAGPRLEVLPR, translated from the coding sequence GTGAGCAACCCAGGTCCCCGTCAGCTGGTCGTCGTCGGCGGGGGCATGGTCGCCCACCGCCTGGTGGAGGCGCTGGTGGACCGGGGCGGGGTCGGCCCCGCCGGCTGGCAGGTCACCGTGCTGGCCGAGGAGCCCCGCGCGCCCTACGACCGGGTGGCGCTGACCTCCTACTTCTCCGGCCGCGACCCCGAGGACCTGTCCCTGGGGCAGCCCGAGCTGTGGGAGACGCCGGGCGTCACGCTGCGCCGCGGCGAGCAGGTGACCGCCGTCGACCGGGCCGCGCAGCGGGTCACCACGGCCACGGGGCGGGAGCTGCGCTACGACGCGCTGGTGCTGGCGACCGGCTCGTCGGCGTTCGTGCCGCCGGTCGAGGGCCGGGACCTCGCCGGCTGCTTCGTGTACCGGACCATCGACGACGTCGCGGCGCTGCGCCAGTACGTGACCGACCGGCAGCGGGAGCTGCCCCGCACCGTCACCGGCGCCGTCGTCGGCGGCGGGCTGCTCGGCCTGGAGGCCGCCGGTGCGCTCACCGCCCTCGGCGTCGACACCTCGGTGGTCGAGTTCGCGCCGCGGCTGATGCCGCTGCAGGTCGACGACGGCGGCGGCGAGGCGCTGGCCCGGCTGGTCGGCGCGCTGGGCGTGCGCGTCCACGCGGGGACGGCGACGGCGAAGCTGACCGCGGGCCGCGACGGCCGGGTGGGCCGGATGCACGCCGCGGTGGGGTCGGCGACCGGGCTGGAGCAGCTGGACGTCGACGTGGTGGTCTTCGCCGCCGGCGTGCGCCCGCGCGACGAGCTGGCCCGCACCGCCGGGCTGCCGGTGGGGCCGCGCGGCGGGGTGCTGGTCGACGCGGGCTGCCGCAGCGAGGACCCGGCGGTGTTCGCGATCGGCGAGGTCGCCGCCGTCGACGGGCGGACCTACGGCCTGGTGGCGCCGGGCTACACGATGGCCGAGGTGGTCGCCGACCGGCTGCTCGGCGGCGCCGCGGAGTTCCCGGGCGCGGACCTGTCCACGAAGCTGAAGCTGCTCGGGGTCGACGTCGCGAGCTTCGGTGACGCGTTCGGCACCACCCCGGGGGCGCTGTCGGTGGTCTACGGCGACCCGGTGGCCGGGGTCTACAAGAAGCTGGTGCTCTCCGACGACGCCCGGACGCTGCTCGGCGGGATCCTGGTCGGCGACGCCACGGCCTACGCCGGGCTGCGACCGCTGGTCGGCCGCGAGCTGGGCGGTGACCCGGCGGCCTGGCTGCTGCCGGAGGGCGCGGAGGGCGGGCCGGCCTCGGCCGAGCTGCCCGACGACGCTGCGGTGTGCTCCTGCAACAACGTGTCCGCGGGCACGATCCGGGACGCCGTTCGGTGCGGTGACTGCACCGACCTCGGTGCGGTGAAGGCGTGCACGAGGGCGGGCACCAGCTGCGGGTCGTGCCTGCCGCTGGTGAAGAAGCTGGTCACCGCCGAGCTGGAGGCCGCCGGGGTCAGCGTGAGCCGGGCGCTGTGCGAGCACTTCGACGTGAGCCGGGCGCAGCTGTTCGACATCGTGCGGGTCACCGGGATCACCAGCTTCAGCGCGCTGGTGGCCCGGCACGGCCGCGGGCGGGGGTGCGACATCTGCCGGCCGGTGGTGGCCTCGATCCTGGCGAGCCTGGACGGCCGGCACGTGCTGGACGGCGAGCGGGCCGCGCTGCAGGACACCAACGACCACGTGATGGCCAACATCCAGAAGGACGGCACCTACTCGGTGGTGCCGCGGGTGCCCGGTGGGGAGATCACGCCGGAGGGGCTGATCGCGATCGGCGAGGTCGCCCGTGACTTCGGGCTGTACACGAAGATCACCGGCGGGCAGCGGATCGACCTGTTCGGCGCGCGGATGGAGCTGCTGCCGGCGATCTGGCAGCGCCTGGTGGACGCCGGGTTCGAGTCGGGGCACGCCTACGGGAAGGCGTTGCGCACGGTGAAGTCGTGCGTCGGGTCGACGTGGTGCCGCTACGGGGTGCAGGACTCCGTCGCGCTCGCGGTGGCGCTGGAGCTGCGGTACCGGGGGCTGCGATCGCCGCACAAGATCAAGCTGGGGGTGTCCGGCTGCGCGCGGGAGTGCGCGGAGGCGCGCGGCAAGGACGTCGGGGTGATCGCCACCGACAAGGGGTGGAACGTCTACGTGGGTGGCAACGGCGGGTTCACCCCGCGGCACGCGCAGCTGCTGGCCGAGGACCTGGACACCGAGACGCTGGTGCGGACGATCGACCGGTTCCTCGTCTACTACGTGCGCACCGCCGACCGGCTGCAGCGCACCGCACCGTGGCTGGAGGAGATCGAGGGCGGCCTGGCGCACGTGCGCGCCGTCGTGCTCGAGGACTCCCTGGGCATCGGCGCCGACCTGGACGCGGCGATGACGGCGCACGTCGAGGGCTACACCGACGAGTGGCGGGCGACGCTGGAGGACCCGGAGAAGCTGCGCCGGTTCGCCGCGTTCGTGAACGCGCCCGACTCCCCCGACCCGTCGCTGGCGTACGTGGTCGAGCGCGGGCAGCCGCGCCCGGCGACCGCCGCCGACGCCGACCGCCCCGGTGCCGTGCTGGTGGCCGGCCCCCGCCTGGAGGTGCTCCCCCGATGA
- a CDS encoding sigma factor-like helix-turn-helix DNA-binding protein, protein MDGQDGFAEFVAAHRHDLLGTALLLTGDRLDAEELVQAALVRTRRAMSSATGPPADPLGTARRALVTRATRRDSWRPAGGEVVGEVPDQPAAAVDDELARALRELPHRTRAAVVLRHHDGLDEASVAAQLGCPVPTAAAEVARGVAQLRPAVRPDPYRPAHPVSDEQRLHDALARLATAPGRWRLDGPQAVADVGSRRAGRRRRALGAVVLAGLLVAGVVTLDRPAPVPAPSADAATAAEPAAPADPLPPVPVLTGPARGSLVGDPAFLAAAQQAGWGSMEAPRVADRTVVFAGDTPSGRAVLVVGTVLEDFRGVWLTGPVGAPPSELTPHVPRGLGESRPLSLLLGGPGPASLVVLAGREDVVEVSDRLLVGPRGTVGRRYTPVETVDGVAVVPASTTEDGPAISVRVTREGRVVHRSAVDWPGDRPGRTVPLPELTSLRPTAGPADGRVLAAALVGVAVPLGVEPAQLQPELLWNGELPLSTGPGSVVVVLARSPGGSLVVTTWAGGGGGAVTCGTQTPAGSTDPATLTIVRVCDVEPPGLRWADGLQWLVVTAPAAGTVAEVLDDGEQVLTSLPLAGGGAVTVLPQGARSVRVLDATGAPVARAPVPAPPTQPFGDFGSGLQR, encoded by the coding sequence GTGGACGGGCAGGACGGGTTCGCGGAGTTCGTCGCCGCGCACCGGCACGACCTGCTCGGCACGGCCCTGCTGCTCACCGGTGACCGGCTCGACGCCGAGGAGCTCGTCCAGGCCGCCCTGGTGCGCACCCGCCGGGCCATGTCGTCGGCGACCGGGCCTCCGGCCGATCCGCTGGGCACCGCCCGCCGGGCGCTGGTCACCCGGGCCACGCGGCGCGACTCCTGGCGGCCGGCCGGCGGGGAGGTCGTCGGAGAGGTGCCCGACCAGCCCGCTGCCGCGGTGGACGACGAGCTGGCCCGGGCGCTGCGGGAGCTGCCGCACCGCACCCGGGCCGCCGTCGTGCTCCGGCACCACGACGGGCTCGACGAGGCGTCGGTCGCGGCCCAGCTGGGCTGCCCGGTGCCGACCGCCGCGGCCGAGGTCGCCCGCGGCGTCGCGCAGCTGCGTCCCGCGGTCCGGCCCGACCCGTACCGGCCGGCGCACCCGGTGTCCGACGAGCAGCGGCTGCACGACGCCCTGGCCCGGCTCGCCACGGCGCCCGGCCGGTGGCGGCTGGACGGGCCGCAGGCCGTCGCGGACGTCGGGTCCCGGCGTGCCGGACGGCGCCGGCGGGCGCTCGGCGCGGTGGTGCTCGCCGGCCTGCTCGTGGCCGGCGTGGTTACGCTGGACCGGCCGGCACCGGTGCCCGCGCCGTCGGCGGACGCGGCCACCGCCGCCGAGCCCGCGGCACCGGCCGACCCACTGCCCCCCGTACCCGTGCTGACCGGCCCGGCCCGCGGCTCCCTCGTCGGCGACCCGGCGTTCCTCGCCGCTGCCCAGCAAGCCGGCTGGGGGTCGATGGAGGCGCCGCGGGTGGCCGACCGGACCGTCGTCTTCGCCGGGGACACCCCGTCCGGCCGGGCGGTGCTGGTCGTCGGCACCGTGCTGGAGGACTTCCGCGGGGTGTGGCTGACCGGCCCGGTCGGCGCGCCGCCGTCGGAGCTGACCCCGCACGTGCCCCGCGGGCTCGGCGAGAGCCGGCCGTTGTCCCTCCTGCTGGGTGGCCCGGGGCCGGCGTCGCTCGTCGTGCTGGCCGGGCGGGAGGACGTCGTGGAGGTGTCCGACCGGCTGCTGGTCGGGCCCCGCGGCACCGTGGGCCGCCGCTACACGCCCGTGGAGACCGTCGACGGGGTGGCGGTCGTGCCGGCCAGCACCACGGAGGACGGGCCGGCCATCAGCGTCCGGGTCACGCGCGAGGGACGGGTGGTGCACCGTTCGGCCGTCGACTGGCCCGGCGACCGGCCGGGCCGCACGGTCCCGTTGCCCGAGCTGACCTCGCTGCGCCCCACCGCCGGCCCGGCCGACGGGCGGGTGCTCGCCGCGGCACTGGTCGGGGTGGCCGTGCCGCTGGGCGTCGAGCCGGCCCAGCTACAGCCGGAGCTGCTGTGGAACGGCGAGCTGCCGCTCAGCACCGGACCCGGATCGGTGGTCGTCGTGCTGGCCCGCAGCCCGGGGGGCTCCCTGGTGGTGACCACCTGGGCCGGGGGCGGCGGTGGCGCGGTCACCTGCGGCACCCAGACGCCCGCGGGCAGCACCGACCCGGCCACGCTGACCATCGTCCGGGTCTGCGACGTCGAGCCGCCCGGACTCCGCTGGGCCGACGGCCTCCAGTGGCTGGTCGTCACCGCACCTGCCGCGGGGACCGTGGCGGAGGTGCTCGACGACGGCGAGCAGGTGCTGACGTCGCTGCCGCTCGCGGGGGGCGGCGCCGTGACCGTGCTGCCGCAGGGCGCCCGGTCGGTGCGGGTGCTCGACGCCACGGGCGCACCGGTCGCCCGTGCCCCCGTCCCGGCCCCGCCGACCCAGCCCTTCGGCGACTTCGGGTCCGGGCTCCAGCGCTGA
- a CDS encoding HNH endonuclease signature motif containing protein, with protein MTETAALPPPSVPLATVVDLLSLTPRPACAPAPGSPDDLLAARLQRLQRRRAQAAAEEAELILALAGQRPAAADPAPEHPGARRAGWTAQPGDGEVSEFCTAELAAVLNVGRGTAAIRLTRALTWVRKLPATFAALRAGELDERRAQQLADAVKDVPADVAARVEERLLGEARDLSVTRVGTRAAELVLQLDAAAAEEARVEAAKTADVHVYPSPADGRAVLAVDLPAEEAAAAKDLFDQLARMLKADGDERPIGLLRTLVASALILHPADNGLPLVTANLRITAALDALEGGNTPGEVNGLVITAAHLRDLLTRLAALGVTTPDGGSLAYAVTGPDGELLATLTPAELERLAKRGCPQHPAGDCGCAVAGPPPETTNYRPTERQRAFIGARDRRCRFPNCGQRVGWADLDHVVPHSQGGATACANLCCLCRSHHRLKTHAPGWRFAMTPDGTLQVTTPSGVTRSTRPPGLRPREPEPPPPPESPPDPTAGPPPPAESRSTDDDPPPF; from the coding sequence CCCCAGGCCAGCGTGCGCACCGGCGCCGGGATCGCCGGATGACCTGCTGGCCGCGCGGCTGCAGCGGCTGCAGCGGCGGCGGGCCCAGGCTGCCGCGGAGGAGGCCGAGCTGATCCTGGCGTTGGCCGGGCAGCGGCCTGCCGCGGCGGATCCGGCGCCGGAGCATCCGGGTGCGCGGCGGGCGGGGTGGACGGCGCAGCCGGGTGACGGTGAGGTGAGTGAGTTCTGCACCGCGGAGCTGGCGGCCGTGCTCAACGTCGGGCGGGGGACGGCGGCGATCCGGTTGACCCGGGCGTTGACCTGGGTGCGGAAGCTGCCCGCGACGTTCGCGGCGCTGCGGGCTGGGGAGCTGGATGAGCGGCGGGCGCAGCAGCTGGCTGATGCGGTGAAGGACGTCCCCGCCGACGTGGCCGCCCGGGTGGAGGAACGACTGCTGGGTGAGGCGCGGGATCTGTCGGTGACCCGGGTCGGTACCCGGGCCGCGGAGCTGGTGCTGCAGCTGGACGCCGCGGCGGCGGAGGAGGCGCGGGTGGAGGCGGCGAAGACCGCCGACGTGCACGTCTACCCCTCACCTGCTGATGGGCGGGCGGTGCTGGCGGTGGACCTGCCGGCCGAGGAGGCCGCTGCGGCGAAGGACTTGTTCGACCAGCTCGCCCGGATGTTGAAGGCCGATGGGGACGAGCGGCCGATCGGGCTGCTGCGCACGCTGGTGGCCTCCGCGCTGATCCTGCACCCGGCCGACAACGGGCTGCCGCTGGTCACCGCGAACCTGAGGATCACCGCCGCGCTGGACGCGTTGGAGGGCGGGAACACGCCGGGTGAGGTCAACGGCCTGGTCATCACCGCCGCCCACCTGCGCGACCTGCTCACCCGCCTGGCCGCACTCGGCGTCACCACCCCCGACGGCGGGTCCCTGGCCTACGCGGTCACCGGCCCGGACGGGGAACTGCTGGCCACTCTCACCCCCGCCGAACTGGAGCGGCTGGCCAAGCGTGGCTGCCCGCAGCACCCCGCGGGCGACTGCGGGTGTGCGGTAGCCGGGCCGCCGCCAGAGACCACGAACTACCGGCCCACCGAGCGGCAGCGAGCCTTCATCGGTGCCCGGGATCGGCGCTGCCGGTTCCCCAACTGCGGGCAGCGCGTGGGCTGGGCCGACCTCGACCACGTCGTCCCGCACTCGCAGGGCGGGGCCACCGCCTGCGCCAACCTCTGCTGCCTGTGCCGCTCCCATCACCGGCTCAAGACCCACGCCCCCGGCTGGCGGTTCGCCATGACCCCCGACGGCACCCTGCAGGTCACCACCCCGTCCGGGGTCACCCGCAGCACCCGCCCACCCGGCCTCCGACCACGAGAACCCGAACCACCACCGCCGCCCGAGTCACCACCCGATCCGACAGCCGGACCGCCTCCACCAGCGGAGTCCAGGTCCACCGACGACGACCCGCCACCCTTCTGA